A genomic region of Stigmatopora nigra isolate UIUO_SnigA chromosome 16, RoL_Snig_1.1, whole genome shotgun sequence contains the following coding sequences:
- the eef1a1l3 gene encoding elongation factor 1-alpha-like, whose amino-acid sequence MSNEKPHINLVIIGHVDSGKSTTTGHLVYKCGGVDKRKLEKFEKAAAQVGKSSFKYAWLLDKLKAERERGITIDISLLKFNTNKYSMTIIDAPGHRDFIKNMITGTSQADVSLLVVSAAQGEFEAGVSRSGQTREHALLAYTLGVKQMIVCVNKMDATVPPYSQKRFDEVARAVAGFLKKIGYDPNAVAFVPVSGWTGENMVAPTAKMPWFQGWKMRRREGYVKGKTLLEVLDSVQPPVRIINKPLRLPLQDVFKIGGVGTVTVGKIETGILKAGMTLAFSPAKVTAEVKSIEMHHESLATALPGHNVGFNLKNVSVKTLRRGDVAGDARQDPPSDVGSFEAQVIVLNHPGRIQAGYCPVLDCHTAHVACRFAELKEKLDRRSGVKVEERPRQLMSGDAAIVKLVPIKPMCVESFFKYPPLGRFAARDLKQTVAVGVVKSVEKEKGAREVK is encoded by the exons ATGTCGAACGAGAAGCCCCACATCAACTTGGTGATCATAGGCCACGTAGACAGTGGCAAGTCCACCACCACGGGCCACCTGGTTTACAAATGCGGTGGCGTGGATAAGAGGAAATTGGAGAAGTTTGAGAAGGCTGCGGCGCAG GTGGGCAAGAGCTCGTTCAAGTATGCCTGGCTTCTGGACAAGCTGAAGGCCGAGCGGGAGCGTGGCATCACCATCGACATCTCGCTGCTTAAGTTTAATACGAATAAGTACTCAATGACCATCATTGATGCGCCGGGACATCGAGATTTCATCAAGAATATGATCACAGGAACCTCACAG GCTGACGTCTCCCTGCTGGTGGTGTCGGCGGCCCAGGGCGAGTTTGAAGCGGGCGTATCCCGCAGCGGGCAGACCCGCGAGCACGCCTTGCTGGCATACACACTGGGCGTCAAGCAGATGATTGTCTGCGTCAACAAAATGGATGCCACCGTGCCGCCTTACAGCCAGAAGCGCTTCGACGAGGTGGCGCGGGCCGTCGCCGGCTTCCTCAAGAAGATTGGCTATGACCCCAACGCTGTGGCCTTCGTGCCTGTCTCTGGGTGGACTGGGGAGAACATGGTGGCCCCCACTGCCAAG ATGCCGTGGTTCCAGGGATGGAAAATGCGGCGGCGCGAAGGCTATGTCAAAGGAAAAACCTTACTGGAGGTCCTGGATTCGGTTCAGCCCCCCGTACGCATTATAAATAAGCCATTAAGATTGCCACTGCAAGATGTCTTCAAAATAGGAG GCGTGGGCACTGTGACTGTGGGCAAAATCGAGACTGGCATCCTCAAGGCGGGCATGACGTTGGCCTTCTCCCCCGCCAAAGTAACCGCGGAGGTCAAGTCCATCGAGATGCACCACGAGAGCCTGGCCACCGCCCTTCCTGGCCACAACGTAGGCTTCAACCTCAAGAACGTATCCGTCAAAACCTTACGTCGTGGCGACGTGGCGGGCGACGCCCGGCAGGACCCGCCCTCGGACGTGGGCAGCTTCGAGGCGCAGGTCATCGTCCTAAACCACCCGGGTCGGATTCAGGCGGGTTACTGTCCGGTGTTGGACTGCCACACGGCGCATGTGGCGTGCCGCTTTGCCGAGCTCAAGGAGAAGTTGGACAGGCGTAGTGGCGTTAAGGTGGAAGAGCGCCCCCGCCAGTTGATGTCAGGTGATGCCGCCATCGTCAAGTTGGTGCCCATTAAGCCCATGTGTGTGGAGAGCTTCTTCAAGTACCCGCCGCTAG GTCGCTTTGCTGCCAGAGATTTGAAGCAAACGGTCGCTGTGGGAGTGGTCAAGTcggtggagaaggagaaaggaGCCAGAGAAGTCAAATAG